In uncultured Ilyobacter sp., a genomic segment contains:
- the hflC gene encoding protease modulator HflC: MKKGINVVLVLIVIIFASSVFQVSEIQKAVVLRFGKPVGKEINTSGLKFKVPFIDNVVYFDKRLLDYDAEPKDLITKDKKNIVIDNYARWRIIDPLLFLQTVQDEKGAQARLDDIIYSEIRERLGQYTFLDIIAFKRDEIMETVTRESWEKTKKFGIEIVDVRIKRAELPKENEENVYRRMEAERHQQAKKYRAEGQEKALEITSQAEKERTVILAEAYEKAESIKGEGDAKALKIYADAYNRDPEFYKFTRTLSAYDTILSGSGKTKVIMSTESELWKILNEK; encoded by the coding sequence ATGAAAAAGGGAATTAATGTTGTTTTAGTCCTCATTGTAATTATTTTTGCATCTTCTGTATTTCAGGTTTCAGAGATACAGAAAGCTGTAGTTCTAAGATTCGGTAAACCTGTAGGCAAAGAGATAAACACTTCGGGTCTAAAGTTCAAGGTACCTTTTATCGATAATGTTGTATATTTTGATAAGAGGCTTTTAGATTATGATGCAGAACCTAAAGATCTTATTACAAAAGATAAAAAGAATATAGTTATAGATAATTATGCCAGATGGAGAATAATTGATCCGCTATTATTTCTTCAAACTGTACAGGATGAAAAAGGTGCTCAGGCAAGGCTAGATGACATAATCTATTCTGAAATAAGAGAGAGGCTTGGACAATACACATTTTTAGACATTATCGCATTTAAGAGAGATGAGATAATGGAGACAGTAACCCGTGAAAGCTGGGAGAAAACCAAAAAGTTTGGAATAGAAATAGTAGATGTAAGAATAAAAAGAGCAGAACTTCCTAAAGAGAACGAAGAAAATGTATACAGAAGAATGGAAGCTGAAAGACACCAGCAGGCTAAAAAATACCGTGCAGAAGGACAAGAAAAAGCACTTGAGATAACATCTCAGGCAGAGAAAGAGAGAACAGTAATCTTGGCAGAGGCTTATGAAAAAGCTGAGTCTATAAAGGGAGAGGGAGACGCTAAGGCACTTAAGATATATGCTGATGCTTATAATCGTGATCCTGAATTTTATAAATTTACAAGAACTCTTTCAGCTTATGATACTATACTTTCCGGAAGCGGAAAAACAAAAGTAATAATGTCTACAGAATCTGAGCTATGGAAGATATTAAATGAAAAATAA
- the hflK gene encoding FtsH protease activity modulator HflK: protein MGKENNMYTLEELLELIKSRLGGFGKFIFVPIFFLYILTGVFLVGPDEEVVLLLFGKYQKTAGPGINWYFPRPIASKIKVKTTKVYRIEVGFRTVSPGPPAKYKDMKEESLILTGDENILDVDFSVQYKITDLKKYLFNLGDPYKTIKDASEASVRQIVGKYNIDETLTEGKSNIQMQTREKLQEILQTYDSGITVLNVQLQDVQPPQEVVQAFKDVASAREDRIRYINEANGYMNDIIPKARGEAFKVLNDAEGYREKRIKEAQGDTVRFVKLYENYKLGKDVTKTRLYLENLERNLKDVDKVIIDSDVKNGVLNLIQEEGKTNEKGN from the coding sequence ATGGGCAAAGAGAATAACATGTATACGTTAGAAGAGTTGTTAGAGCTTATAAAAAGCCGTCTGGGAGGATTTGGAAAATTTATTTTTGTTCCTATTTTTTTTCTGTATATTCTCACTGGAGTCTTTTTAGTGGGGCCAGACGAAGAAGTCGTATTACTCTTGTTTGGTAAGTATCAAAAGACAGCGGGTCCGGGGATAAACTGGTATTTTCCTAGACCGATAGCATCAAAGATCAAGGTGAAAACTACCAAGGTATACCGTATAGAGGTGGGGTTTAGAACTGTAAGCCCAGGACCTCCGGCAAAATATAAAGATATGAAAGAGGAATCTCTTATTTTGACAGGAGATGAGAATATTCTTGATGTTGATTTTAGTGTTCAGTACAAGATAACGGATCTCAAAAAGTATTTGTTTAATCTAGGAGATCCTTACAAAACAATAAAAGATGCATCTGAAGCAAGTGTGAGACAGATAGTCGGGAAATACAATATCGATGAAACCCTTACAGAGGGAAAATCAAATATACAGATGCAGACTCGTGAAAAACTTCAGGAAATTCTTCAAACTTATGACAGCGGAATTACGGTATTGAATGTACAGCTTCAAGACGTACAGCCGCCTCAAGAGGTTGTACAGGCTTTTAAAGATGTGGCAAGTGCCAGAGAAGACAGGATTCGTTATATAAATGAAGCCAATGGTTATATGAATGATATAATACCAAAGGCTAGAGGTGAAGCCTTTAAAGTTCTAAATGACGCTGAAGGGTACAGAGAAAAAAGAATAAAAGAAGCTCAGGGAGACACAGTGAGATTCGTAAAACTTTACGAAAATTATAAATTGGGAAAAGATGTAACCAAAACAAGACTTTATCTTGAAAATCTTGAGAGAAATCTAAAAGATGTTGATAAGGTAATAATAGACTCTGATGTGAAAAACGGAGTACTGAATCTTATTCAAGAGGAGGGGAAAACAAATGAAAAAGGGAATTAA
- the disA gene encoding DNA integrity scanning diadenylate cyclase DisA produces the protein MKYQENLIDILSSVTPGTLLREGLDNILDAGTGALLVIGIDENIEAMLDGGFFINCEYNSQRIYELAKMDGAIILDYTAERILYANVHMQPDKNYTTDESGTRHRTAQRIAKQCNKLVIAISEKRNRITLYKGELRYKLRDIGEIMTEATQAIKTFERYKTVLDKALANLTIMEFDDLATLYEVTTILQRFEMIFRIKQEVRNYVAELGVEGRLINLQLEELLQGLKDEKMNFIKDYYNIEKGELDINHINLELDKLTDEELLEQEKLSFILGYGKTYSTLDNKVSPKGYRILGKITRLNKRDIEKIITEYDDLASIKDASVEDLYEIRGISKFKARSIKNGLKRLKFTLELER, from the coding sequence ATGAAATATCAAGAAAACTTAATAGACATCCTTTCGAGTGTCACTCCTGGGACACTTCTCAGAGAGGGCTTGGACAATATTCTAGATGCTGGAACAGGGGCACTTTTGGTCATAGGAATAGATGAAAATATAGAGGCTATGCTAGATGGTGGATTTTTTATAAACTGTGAATACAACTCTCAGAGGATATATGAGCTGGCTAAGATGGACGGGGCAATAATTTTGGATTATACTGCAGAGAGGATACTTTATGCAAATGTCCATATGCAGCCTGATAAAAACTATACTACAGATGAGAGCGGAACGAGACATAGGACGGCCCAGAGAATAGCCAAACAATGCAACAAACTAGTTATCGCAATATCAGAAAAAAGAAACAGGATAACACTGTATAAAGGTGAACTGAGATACAAGCTCCGGGATATAGGGGAGATAATGACAGAAGCCACTCAGGCAATTAAGACTTTTGAAAGATATAAAACTGTTTTGGATAAGGCCCTCGCAAATCTCACAATAATGGAGTTTGATGATCTGGCAACTCTTTACGAAGTCACCACAATACTTCAGAGGTTTGAAATGATATTTAGAATAAAACAAGAGGTCAGAAATTATGTGGCTGAACTTGGAGTAGAGGGGCGGCTTATAAACCTCCAGTTAGAGGAACTGCTCCAGGGTCTGAAAGATGAAAAAATGAATTTCATAAAAGACTACTACAACATTGAGAAAGGCGAACTAGATATAAATCATATTAATCTTGAACTAGATAAGCTCACAGATGAAGAGCTTCTAGAGCAAGAAAAACTGTCCTTTATTCTTGGCTACGGAAAAACTTACTCAACACTGGATAATAAAGTAAGTCCTAAGGGATATAGGATCCTCGGTAAGATAACAAGACTTAATAAACGGGATATAGAAAAGATCATAACTGAATATGATGACTTGGCTTCTATAAAGGATGCAAGTGTGGAAGATCTCTACGAGATAAGGGGAATAAGTAAATTTAAAGCAAGGTCCATAAAAAACGGCTTGAAGCGGCTTAAGTTTACCCTTGAACTGGAAAGATAA
- the radA gene encoding DNA repair protein RadA: MAKDKSLYICSSCGYKSVKWLGKCPECEEWGTLEEETLMTSAARKGISKVSSSAKSNVKILNFSQIEVEGNYRYKTKLKEFDRVLGGGLVQGEVVLITGNPGIGKSTLLLQAAKEYTEYGDVIYISGEESPSQIKNRGERLGIFSDNLFIMSETEIETIYEHLSFKKPKVVVVDSIQTLYSSNSDSIPGTPTQIRESTLRIVELAKNYNISFFIVGHITKDGKVAGPKMLEHMVDAVLNFEGEEGLFYRILRSIKNRFGSTNELGIFNMEEDGMREVKNSSEFFLSDREEKNIGSMIVPVLEGSKVFLLEIQSLVTDSPFGIPKRIVQGLDKNRVQILSAVAEKKAGVAFSTKDLFVNIPGGIMVKDPSADLAFLISMLSVCKGIEISQKIAAVGELGLRGEIRKISFMDKRLRELEKLGFTGVYVPESNRKDIEKNNYKLKLIYLKSIDELLERMR; the protein is encoded by the coding sequence GTGGCTAAAGATAAAAGTCTCTATATATGCAGCAGCTGTGGATATAAAAGTGTAAAATGGCTCGGGAAGTGTCCTGAGTGTGAAGAATGGGGTACCCTAGAGGAGGAAACCCTCATGACTTCTGCTGCTAGAAAAGGTATATCTAAGGTGTCATCTTCTGCAAAGTCCAACGTAAAAATACTTAATTTTTCTCAGATAGAAGTAGAGGGAAATTATAGGTATAAAACAAAACTTAAGGAATTTGACAGAGTACTAGGAGGAGGCCTTGTTCAGGGGGAGGTAGTTCTCATAACAGGAAACCCAGGAATAGGTAAGTCAACTCTTCTTTTACAGGCAGCCAAAGAATACACTGAATATGGAGATGTAATATATATATCTGGTGAAGAGTCTCCCTCCCAAATAAAAAACAGGGGAGAGAGGCTAGGAATCTTTTCAGACAACCTTTTTATAATGTCTGAAACAGAGATAGAAACCATATATGAGCATCTCTCCTTTAAAAAACCAAAGGTTGTGGTTGTTGATTCTATTCAGACTCTTTACAGTTCAAACTCAGATTCTATACCAGGAACTCCAACTCAGATAAGAGAAAGCACCTTGAGGATAGTGGAACTCGCAAAAAACTATAATATATCCTTTTTTATCGTGGGTCATATAACAAAGGACGGGAAAGTAGCCGGACCTAAGATGCTAGAGCACATGGTTGATGCTGTGCTTAATTTTGAGGGGGAAGAGGGACTTTTCTACAGAATACTAAGGAGCATAAAAAACAGATTTGGTTCTACAAATGAACTTGGTATTTTTAATATGGAAGAGGATGGAATGAGAGAAGTAAAAAACTCATCTGAATTTTTTCTCAGCGATCGTGAAGAAAAAAATATCGGAAGCATGATTGTACCGGTATTAGAAGGATCAAAGGTGTTTCTTTTGGAAATCCAATCTCTGGTAACAGACTCGCCTTTTGGAATTCCTAAAAGGATTGTCCAAGGACTAGATAAAAATAGGGTACAGATACTAAGTGCTGTGGCTGAAAAAAAGGCCGGAGTGGCCTTTTCAACAAAGGATCTTTTTGTAAATATACCTGGTGGGATAATGGTAAAAGACCCATCTGCTGACTTGGCATTTTTGATATCTATGCTTTCGGTATGTAAGGGTATAGAGATAAGTCAAAAGATAGCAGCTGTGGGGGAACTCGGACTAAGAGGGGAGATAAGGAAAATTTCCTTTATGGATAAAAGACTTAGAGAGTTAGAAAAACTTGGGTTTACAGGTGTATATGTCCCAGAATCCAATAGAAAAGATATAGAAAAAAATAATTATAAATTGAAGCTTATCTACCTAAAGAGTATAGATGAGCTTTTGGAGAGGATGAGGTAA
- the coaD gene encoding pantetheine-phosphate adenylyltransferase: protein MKVGVYAGSFDPITKGHEDIIRRAANLTDKLIIGILNSASKKYWFDLKERGELIKKVVGTLDNIEIMSFDGLLVDFMRENNANIVFRGLRAVSDYEYELQMALGNSVLSDGELETVFLPASRENLYLSSSLVREVALNKGNLEHFVNKKIVDDISKKVDEMIKEGK, encoded by the coding sequence ATGAAAGTAGGAGTATACGCAGGGAGTTTTGACCCTATAACAAAGGGACATGAGGATATAATAAGAAGAGCTGCTAATCTCACAGACAAGCTTATTATAGGAATTTTGAATAGTGCCTCAAAAAAGTATTGGTTTGATCTGAAAGAAAGAGGGGAACTCATAAAAAAAGTTGTAGGGACCTTAGACAACATAGAAATAATGAGTTTTGACGGACTTCTTGTGGATTTTATGAGAGAAAATAATGCGAATATAGTTTTTCGAGGTCTGAGGGCAGTTTCAGATTATGAGTATGAACTCCAGATGGCTTTAGGCAACTCAGTTTTGTCAGACGGTGAACTTGAAACTGTATTTTTACCTGCTTCAAGGGAAAATCTTTATTTGAGTTCTAGTCTTGTAAGAGAAGTGGCTTTAAATAAAGGAAATCTAGAGCATTTTGTGAATAAAAAAATCGTAGATGATATAAGTAAAAAAGTTGACGAAATGATCAAAGAGGGGAAGTAA
- a CDS encoding Rne/Rng family ribonuclease, translated as MNQIIINVDDFQTRAALLEDDKLTEFFIERSDEVKVTGNIYKGKVANVLPGMESAFLDIGLEKNAFLYVKDLREFEEMYLDGIENSDRPIEDLLNVGDEVVVQILKDPRGTKGARVTTHYTIPGKYLVLMPNNDYIAISQKIKNDKERKRLEELLKDIKPDNMGFIIRTAAEGKNELHFEREVEYLVKKWHDIERKISRSKPGEIIYRDNELVKTVLRDIFSSNIEELVIDNEKKYWEIIDYINAFSESSMKTKIKLYTENLPVFETYGVNNQLEKALKEVVWLDCGGYLVIQRTEALVSIDVNTGKNTGRMNLEETVFETNIEAAREIPRQLRLRNMSGIIIIDFIDMKHEDDKVKVTEVLEENLKKDRIKNNIIHFTDLGLIEMTRKRVGKPLSHYFQEECTHCNGTGKIKSKDSVINEVITEIKIISEEKDVSTIKLKISKELDGFFKGIYDEFIKVYLRSKGKFFKVEVDPLKDNYDYEILLEV; from the coding sequence ATGAATCAGATAATTATAAATGTTGATGATTTTCAAACCCGTGCGGCTTTACTAGAAGACGATAAACTCACTGAATTTTTTATAGAGAGAAGTGACGAGGTTAAAGTCACAGGAAATATATATAAAGGGAAAGTGGCTAATGTACTTCCCGGTATGGAATCGGCATTTTTGGATATAGGACTTGAAAAAAATGCTTTTTTGTATGTCAAGGATTTGAGAGAGTTTGAAGAGATGTACCTTGACGGGATAGAAAACAGCGATAGACCTATAGAGGATCTCCTAAATGTAGGGGATGAGGTAGTTGTACAGATACTAAAGGATCCTAGGGGCACAAAGGGAGCTAGAGTGACGACTCACTATACCATCCCAGGAAAATATCTAGTTCTCATGCCAAATAACGACTATATAGCTATATCCCAGAAAATAAAAAATGATAAAGAGAGAAAAAGACTAGAAGAACTGCTAAAAGATATAAAACCAGACAACATGGGTTTTATCATAAGAACAGCGGCAGAGGGAAAAAACGAACTTCATTTTGAAAGGGAAGTGGAGTATCTAGTAAAAAAATGGCATGATATAGAGAGAAAAATAAGCAGATCTAAACCTGGAGAAATAATTTACAGAGACAATGAACTTGTGAAGACTGTTCTAAGAGATATATTTTCATCAAATATAGAAGAGCTTGTGATAGATAATGAAAAAAAATACTGGGAGATCATAGATTATATAAACGCCTTTAGTGAAAGTTCTATGAAAACCAAAATAAAACTTTACACTGAAAACCTTCCTGTGTTTGAAACTTACGGAGTAAACAATCAGCTAGAAAAAGCCCTGAAAGAGGTTGTATGGCTTGATTGTGGGGGATACCTTGTAATCCAGAGGACGGAAGCTCTGGTAAGTATAGATGTTAATACAGGGAAAAACACGGGACGTATGAACCTAGAGGAGACGGTTTTTGAAACCAATATAGAGGCTGCCAGGGAGATACCTAGACAGCTGAGACTAAGGAACATGAGTGGAATAATAATAATAGATTTTATAGATATGAAACATGAGGACGACAAGGTAAAAGTTACAGAGGTTCTTGAAGAGAATTTGAAAAAAGACAGAATCAAAAATAATATTATTCATTTCACAGACCTAGGACTTATAGAGATGACAAGGAAAAGGGTGGGGAAACCTCTGAGTCATTATTTTCAGGAGGAGTGTACCCACTGTAATGGAACTGGTAAGATAAAATCTAAGGATTCTGTTATAAATGAAGTTATAACTGAAATAAAAATAATTTCAGAGGAAAAAGATGTTTCTACTATAAAACTTAAAATATCAAAGGAATTAGACGGTTTTTTTAAGGGGATATATGATGAATTTATAAAGGTTTATCTAAGATCTAAAGGAAAGTTTTTTAAAGTAGAAGTGGATCCTCTTAAAGATAATTATGATTATGAAATTTTACTTGAAGTATAG
- a CDS encoding radical SAM protein: MKHYNIPVFISHFGCPNSCVFCNQKKITGIETDVTIDELEDIIEDYLKTLPKESRKEVAFFGGTFTGISINLQRDYLSVVKRYIDEGKIDGIRMSTRPDYISHEILLMLKEYGVTTIELGVQSLDTEVLELSGRGYRPEKVYEASSMIKEAGIALGIQLMPGLPGSTDEKDFISAKKVVGIGPDMVRIYPTLVINGTQMEKMYYEGSFVPMTLKEAVDRVVPIYALFEKAGINIIRVGLQPSEDIREDGVIVDGPFHPSFRELVEGEIYFRFLSQKRDENGKLYVKANEKNISKIVGNRGINKKNLGNNFKISINNNLSLKEISINGNLITREEILNGVI, from the coding sequence ATGAAACACTATAATATTCCTGTTTTTATAAGTCATTTTGGATGCCCGAATTCATGTGTCTTCTGCAACCAAAAGAAGATTACAGGGATAGAAACAGATGTGACCATAGATGAATTAGAGGATATTATTGAAGATTATTTAAAAACTCTTCCAAAGGAATCAAGAAAAGAAGTAGCTTTCTTTGGTGGAACTTTTACAGGAATCTCAATAAATCTTCAAAGAGACTATTTAAGTGTAGTCAAAAGATATATAGATGAGGGGAAAATAGATGGGATAAGAATGTCAACAAGACCCGACTATATATCCCATGAAATACTTCTTATGTTAAAAGAGTATGGAGTCACTACAATCGAACTTGGGGTCCAGTCTCTCGATACTGAAGTTTTAGAACTTTCAGGAAGGGGATACAGACCAGAGAAGGTTTATGAAGCTTCGTCAATGATAAAAGAAGCCGGCATAGCTCTCGGAATACAGCTTATGCCGGGACTTCCAGGATCTACAGATGAAAAAGATTTTATAAGTGCTAAAAAAGTAGTGGGGATTGGACCTGATATGGTCAGAATATACCCCACTCTTGTCATAAACGGGACGCAGATGGAAAAAATGTATTACGAGGGCAGCTTTGTTCCTATGACACTGAAGGAAGCAGTCGACAGAGTGGTTCCTATTTATGCACTTTTTGAAAAAGCAGGAATAAACATAATAAGAGTGGGACTCCAGCCTTCTGAAGATATAAGGGAAGACGGGGTAATTGTAGATGGACCTTTTCACCCTTCATTTCGTGAACTGGTCGAAGGTGAGATATATTTTAGATTTTTGAGTCAAAAAAGAGACGAAAATGGAAAGCTTTATGTAAAAGCAAATGAAAAAAACATATCAAAAATTGTCGGAAACAGAGGAATTAACAAAAAAAACCTGGGGAATAATTTTAAGATATCAATAAATAATAATCTAAGTTTAAAAGAGATAAGTATAAATGGAAATCTGATAACGAGAGAAGAAATTTTGAACGGAGTAATATAA
- the rnc gene encoding ribonuclease III, with the protein MGESCFAELEKKLKYTFKSKKLLKHALIHRSYGNENWDYKKVNNERLELLGDAVLDLVVTEYLYLHFTSSSEGDLAKLKSMIVSEPVLAKISRKLGVGNHLLLSKGEELTGGRDRSSILGDVFEAILGAVYLDSDFMIAKEFAIKHLKGFIDHIDENEELIDFKTILQEFSQREYKVIPSYEVIKEMGPDHRKSFEIAVKINDELMGLGTGRNKKSAEQSAARNACRKLGVKAYETL; encoded by the coding sequence GTGGGAGAAAGTTGTTTTGCAGAACTTGAAAAAAAGTTGAAATATACATTTAAGAGCAAAAAACTTCTGAAGCATGCCCTTATTCACAGGTCTTACGGAAATGAAAACTGGGATTACAAAAAGGTAAACAATGAGAGACTAGAACTGCTAGGTGATGCAGTTCTAGATCTTGTTGTTACAGAATATCTTTATTTGCACTTTACCAGTTCAAGTGAAGGGGATCTGGCAAAATTGAAGTCAATGATTGTCAGTGAACCTGTGCTTGCTAAAATTTCCAGAAAACTTGGAGTGGGTAATCATCTTCTTTTAAGCAAGGGAGAGGAGCTTACAGGGGGAAGAGACAGAAGTTCTATACTAGGTGATGTGTTCGAAGCGATATTAGGTGCAGTTTACCTTGATTCTGATTTTATGATAGCCAAAGAGTTTGCTATAAAACATCTCAAAGGATTTATAGATCATATTGATGAAAATGAAGAACTTATAGATTTTAAGACAATTCTTCAAGAGTTCAGTCAGAGAGAATACAAGGTCATACCTTCTTATGAAGTGATAAAAGAGATGGGGCCTGACCACAGAAAATCCTTTGAAATAGCAGTTAAAATAAATGATGAACTAATGGGTCTAGGGACAGGTAGAAATAAAAAAAGTGCAGAGCAGTCAGCAGCGAGAAATGCCTGCAGAAAACTGGGAGTAAAGGCCTATGAAACACTATAA
- the fabF gene encoding beta-ketoacyl-ACP synthase II, with translation MRRVVVTGIGLVTALGTGVEKTWKAIKEGKTGVGKIESFDAADNPVKVAAEVRDFNPTDFGIEKKEVKKLARNSQFAIAASKMAIEDSKLEITDENAEKVGVIVSSGIGGIEVMEQQHEVMLNKGIKRISPFTIPAMISNMAAGNVAIYTGAKGPNKAVVTACAAGTHSIGDAFETIKIGKADAMIAGGTEACITKFAINGFANMKALSTRNDEPEKASRPFTADRDGFVMGEGAGIVILEELESAKARGAKIYAEVVGYGETCDAYHITSPAEGGEGGARAMKMALEQGGIDLSEVDYINAHGTSTPANDRNETASIKTIFGDHAYKLAVSSTKGATGHGLGAAGGMEGAFLALAISEGILPPTINHDTPDPALDLNYVPNVAVEKEIRVGLSNSLGFGGHNAVIAMKKYK, from the coding sequence GTGAGAAGAGTAGTAGTAACTGGAATAGGCCTTGTGACTGCTTTGGGAACAGGGGTAGAAAAAACTTGGAAAGCAATAAAAGAAGGGAAAACAGGAGTAGGAAAGATAGAATCTTTTGATGCTGCTGACAACCCTGTAAAAGTTGCAGCTGAAGTAAGGGATTTCAATCCTACAGACTTTGGAATTGAAAAAAAAGAAGTGAAAAAACTTGCTAGAAATTCGCAATTTGCCATCGCAGCTTCAAAAATGGCAATTGAGGACTCAAAACTTGAAATCACTGATGAAAATGCTGAAAAGGTAGGAGTAATCGTATCTTCTGGTATAGGTGGTATAGAGGTAATGGAGCAGCAGCATGAAGTAATGCTGAATAAGGGGATAAAGAGAATATCACCTTTTACAATACCTGCAATGATCTCAAATATGGCTGCTGGAAATGTAGCTATATACACAGGAGCAAAGGGACCTAATAAGGCTGTTGTAACTGCTTGTGCTGCAGGAACACACTCTATAGGGGATGCTTTTGAAACTATCAAAATCGGAAAAGCAGATGCAATGATCGCAGGAGGTACAGAAGCCTGTATCACCAAGTTTGCTATAAACGGATTTGCAAATATGAAAGCCCTTTCAACTAGAAATGACGAACCAGAAAAAGCATCTAGACCATTTACAGCTGACAGAGATGGATTTGTAATGGGAGAAGGAGCCGGAATAGTAATATTAGAAGAGCTTGAATCTGCCAAAGCCAGAGGAGCAAAAATTTACGCTGAAGTTGTAGGATATGGTGAAACTTGTGATGCATATCATATAACATCACCGGCAGAGGGTGGAGAAGGCGGAGCAAGAGCTATGAAAATGGCCCTTGAGCAAGGTGGAATAGATTTATCAGAAGTGGACTATATCAATGCCCACGGAACTTCTACTCCTGCAAATGACAGAAATGAAACAGCTTCAATAAAAACTATATTTGGAGATCATGCATATAAGCTTGCAGTATCTTCAACTAAAGGTGCTACTGGTCACGGTCTAGGGGCAGCAGGAGGAATGGAAGGAGCTTTCTTAGCGCTAGCAATAAGCGAGGGAATACTACCTCCTACGATAAATCATGATACTCCAGATCCAGCTTTGGATCTTAACTATGTACCTAATGTGGCTGTGGAAAAAGAGATAAGAGTAGGTCTTTCAAACTCTTTAGGTTTCGGAGGACATAACGCAGTTATTGCAATGAAAAAATATAAATAA
- a CDS encoding acyl carrier protein, which produces MLDKIKEVVVDQLGVDADQVTLEANFVDDLGADSLDTVELIMAFEEEFDVEIPDTEAEKIKTVQDVVNYIESNK; this is translated from the coding sequence ATGTTAGATAAAATCAAAGAAGTAGTAGTAGATCAATTAGGTGTAGACGCGGATCAAGTAACTCTTGAAGCGAACTTCGTAGACGATTTAGGAGCGGATTCACTAGATACAGTTGAGCTAATCATGGCTTTTGAAGAAGAATTTGACGTAGAGATTCCTGATACAGAGGCTGAAAAGATCAAAACTGTTCAAGACGTAGTAAACTACATCGAATCTAATAAGTAA
- the fabG gene encoding 3-oxoacyl-[acyl-carrier-protein] reductase, with translation MIDLKGKVAVITGSARGIGRAVAEKLAQAGANLVITDILAEIGEKTAKEISEKYGIEAIFVPGNVVSSESMAELASKTLEKFGKIDILVNNAGITRDTLFMRMKEEDFDLVMNINLKGTYNCTQAFFKTMVKQRFGSIINMASVVGLMGNAGQVNYSASKAGMIGMTKSLAKEVGKRGVRVNAVAPGYIQSEMTDVLSEDVKKEFAKNIPMGVMGTPEDIANAVLFLSSDLSSYITGQTLSVNGGMLMP, from the coding sequence ATGATTGATTTGAAAGGAAAAGTAGCAGTAATAACTGGTTCTGCAAGAGGAATCGGAAGAGCTGTTGCTGAAAAGTTGGCACAGGCCGGTGCTAATCTTGTAATTACTGATATACTTGCAGAAATAGGAGAAAAAACGGCTAAAGAGATCTCTGAAAAATATGGGATAGAAGCTATATTCGTTCCTGGAAATGTTGTTTCTAGTGAAAGTATGGCAGAACTAGCGTCAAAAACTCTCGAGAAGTTTGGAAAAATAGATATTCTTGTTAACAATGCTGGAATTACAAGAGATACACTTTTCATGAGAATGAAAGAGGAAGATTTTGACCTTGTTATGAACATCAATCTTAAAGGAACTTACAACTGTACACAGGCTTTCTTTAAAACTATGGTAAAACAAAGATTTGGAAGCATTATCAATATGGCGTCGGTTGTGGGACTAATGGGAAATGCCGGTCAAGTTAACTATTCTGCTTCAAAAGCAGGGATGATAGGAATGACTAAATCTCTAGCTAAAGAAGTTGGAAAAAGAGGAGTAAGAGTAAATGCTGTAGCTCCCGGATATATCCAATCCGAAATGACCGATGTACTGAGTGAAGATGTGAAGAAGGAGTTTGCAAAAAACATCCCTATGGGTGTAATGGGAACCCCTGAAGATATTGCAAATGCAGTACTGTTTCTTTCTTCTGACCTTTCTAGCTATATTACAGGTCAGACTTTAAGTGTTAATGGTGGAATGTTGATGCCTTAA